The Leptodactylus fuscus isolate aLepFus1 chromosome 5, aLepFus1.hap2, whole genome shotgun sequence genome segment taatgacaataataataataatgacaataataatgataatgatgataataataataatgacaataataataataatgatgataataataatgacaataataataataatgacaataataatgataatgatgataataataataatcttctcTGGTGTCTCCGTCGCTCGGGGCCGAAATTATCCTCCCGGGTAAATAAATCTCTTATAAGAAGCTGCAGATTTACAGCACAAAGATCTGCACAGACCCCGGATCACACACTGGCATGTCCGACAGGTAAGTGACCCCCCCCATGGTCTGCCGAGACCCCCGTATACCAGCAGGATATTACTactactgtaggggattgtatagGACATCGCACCCTACATATTGTCTGTTCCATCCCAGTCTGGTCACTGCGAGGTCTCCACAATGTCTTCTGTCTCCGGTGACGGTGCCTTCAGTATTGTGGTCACACACAATATACATTATACTATACTAcaatatacattattattagggttgggccgatcttgagatttcaggattgattttaaaatccgattgccgatcattttccagctgatcccgatcgtgaaatttgctcaatcgccaatcagaatccgatcttttccgatcccgatcgctcaaccctaattattacaTGCAGAAAAGGGCTTTGTCTTCCACTGACTGCAGAAATCTCTGGTTGCAAGGCTTCTGTATTGTGTGCACAGGATTCATTACATGTCACCAAACCTATTCCTGAGTATAAAATCTCCTTTATGTCACACCAGATACAATTCCAGGGTTACAGCAGGTGATCTGCTCGCACACATGTTATTGTAAGACAGGatatatatatcacaatataACACGGTCACCGATACAATTCTGCACCACAAAGACATCCGAGGCCACACCATTCATTCTGCAGATACCAAATGCTGTGATCTCCTGAGCTGCGGGAGGATGTCTGTGTGCACACAAGGGTTTGGGGTTAGtgtcatatattttgtatattttgtgacatttttatattttgtgaCATTTTTGTGTATTCTGAGCTTACAAAATGCAGCGTGAACAAGCAGCGCCCCATAACCCACCCAGCAATGTAGTAAGTCAGAGGCGACTTTttggataaactttatttattcTTATGTATCTCAATATCAGATTTAGATTTTTCCAAAAAGTCTCAGTTTTTGATCCAGGGCTTTAAATGAATAGACAAATTTTATGGCCAAAAAGACAGATCCCTTATATATTAGGTTTCTGATGATCAAGACAATGACACTCAGGTTCCCTGGGCCCATCAGGTGCAGCATCCCGGAGTACTACTGCTTCATGTGTTTGTCTTCTGTGCCTCAGGGTTATGTTGTCCCGTCCTTTATAATCCATgttatatgtcatgtatatacacagttatgttggtatgtcccgtcctctATGTCCCATGTTctatgtcatgtatatacacagttatgttggtatgtcctgtcCTCTATGTTCCATGTTATATGTCAGGTATGTACacggttatgttggtatgtcccgtcctctatgttctatattatatgtcatgtatatacacagttatgttggtatgtcccgtcccCTATGTCCCATGTTctatgtcatgtatatacacagttatgttggtatgtcccgtcccCTATGTCCCATgttatatgtcatgtatatatACGGTTATGTCAGTATGTCCTGTCCTCTATGTTCCATGTTATATGTCAGGTATATACacagttatgttggtatgtcccgtcccCTATGTCCCATgttatatgtcatgtatatacacgattatgttggtatgtcccgtcctctATGTCCCATGTTATATGTCGGGTATATACacagttatgttggtatgtcccgtcctctatgttccatgttatatgtcatgtatatacacggttatgttggtatgtcctgtcCTTTATGTTCCATgttatatgtcatgtatatacacagttatgttggtatgtcccgtcctctatgttccatgttatatgtcacgtatatacacagttatgttggtatgtcccgtcctctatgtcccatgttatatgtcatgtatatacacagttatgttggtatgtcccgtcctctatgttccatgttatatgtcacgtatatacacagttatgttggtatgtcccgtcctctatgtcccatgttatatgtcatgtatatacacagttatgttggtatgtcccgtcctctatgttccatgttatatgtcatgtatatacacagttatgttggtatgtcccatcctctatgtcccatgttatatgtcatgtatatacacggttatgttggtatgtcccgtcctctatgtcccatgttatatgtcatgtatatacacagttatgttggtatgtcccgtcctctATGTCCCATGTTctatgtcatgtatatacacagttatgttggtatgtcccgtcctctatgtcccatgttatatgtcatgtatatacatgattatgttggtatgtcctgtcCTCTATGTCCCATgttatatgtcatgtatatacatGATTATGTTGGTACGTCCCGTCCTCTATGTCCCATGTTATATGTCAGGTATATACACAGTTATGTTGGTACGTCCCATCCTCTATGTTCCATgttatatgtcatgtatatacacgATTATGTTGGTACGTCCCGTCCTCTATGTTCCATgttatatgtcatgtatatacacgATTATGTTGGTACGTCCCGTCCTCTATGTTCTATgttatatgtcatgtatatacacggttatgttggtacgtcccatcctctatgttccatgttatatgtcatgtatatacacgATTATGTTGGTACGTCCCGTCCTCTATGTTCTATgttatatgtcatgtatatacacgATTATGTTGGTACGTCCCATCCTCTATGTTCTATgttatatgtcatgtatatacacagttatgttggtacgtcccgtcctctatgttccatgttatatgtcatgtatatacacagttatgTTGGTACATCCCATCCTCTATGTTCTATgttatatgtcatgtatatacacagttatgTTGGTACGTCCTGTCCCCTATGTTCTATgttatatgtcatgtatatacacggttatgttggtatgtcccgtcctctatgttccatgttatatgtcatgtatatacatgattatgttggtacgtcccgtcctctatgttccatgttatatgtcatgtatatacacgATTATGTTGGTACGTCCCGTCCTCTATGTTCTATgttatatgtcatgtatatacacggttatgttggtacgtcccatcctctatgttccatgttatatgtcatgtatatacacgATTATGTTGGTACGTCCCGTCCTCTATGTTCTATgttatatgtcatgtatatacacgATTATGTTGGTACGTCCCATCCTCTATGTTCTATgttatatgtcatgtatatacacagttatgttggtacgtcccgtcctctatgttccatgttatatgtcatgtatatacacagttatgttggtacgtcccatcctctatgttctatgttatatgtcatgtatatacacagttatgttggtacgtcccatcctctatgttccatgttatatgtcatgtatatacacggttatgttggtacgtcccatcctctatgttccatgttatatgtcatgtatatacacagttatgttggtacgtcccatcctctatgttccatgttatatgtcatgtatatacacggttatgttggtacgtcccatcctctatgttccatgttatatgtcatgtatatacacgATTATGTTGGTACGTCCCGTCCTCTATGTTCTATgttatatgtcatgtatatacacagttatgttggtacgtcccatcctctatgttctatgttatatgtcatgtatatacacagttatgTTGGTGCGTCCCATCCTCTATGTTCTATgttatatgtcatgtatatacacagttatgTTGGTACGTCCTGTCCCCTATGCCCACCACAATGTAGTGATAGTAGCCTGTAAATACAAGGGGTTGTTGTAGGGGATAAACCTTCATCCAGTAGGTCACATAATATTTGTATCTAACACCCTCCACCAGCTCCATATAAAGTGGGCCGTCGGCCTTCTCTCTCAGACGTTTGGGCCATTGATCCAATTCTCCATCTCACAGACTATTATAACCGGTGGATTACTTTGTGCATTACCCCTCTCAGTACCTTCTGGACTATGGAAGCCAGGATAGACCACATGTTCTATACATACCAGCAGATCATCTGTAAATGAAAATCACATGATCATCAGATCTCCAGATTGTCCTCTCTACGTTGGTTACCGTGGTCATAGCTCTAGTCTACACCAGGAATTGAGTCTCCGGACGTTGAATCCACGCAATGGGTCTTCTCTATTCTTTGTGACTGCCACTTCTGCACCCACTGCACTGTAGCTAGGCTGTAAAGCCATCGAAACCTTGGTGAAGAGTCTTCAAGGCTTCTGAGTTTGTTATATCCATTCATCAAACTCGATTGATCACTTTAAGTACACAAGCCACTAGTCTTGGTGTGATCTATAAGTTGTACATCTCTACCAAAAGACCATACCCTTGGTCAGACCAGATTCTTTGTGGTGGATTTTCAATTTCACCATAATGTCCATCTtccttgagaagaccacctctctagaagaccaattttgggtggtcacTTCAAAGACTCTTCACTGTATATGGTTGGGTGTTGATGGGCGAACTATATTTATGTTACCTATTAGTGTCATCTATCCTTTAAAAATGTCTCCTTGTCAAAGCTCTCAGATGTTTTTGAGACGTCTTCAGCCGACCATAAATAACATTTCATACCAAGGTTAGGATAGACTATGCCAATTTATATCGAGACCTTGCACCATTTGGGTGGTTGGATATACTGTTATTTACATGGTTAGTCTGCTCAGTTCttgcttttgtcttttacctctACAGGGAAAGAAACGACATGAACAAGACTCAGGCAACCATGTTTGTGTTTTCTGGATTGACCAACAATGGAAAACTTGTCctcttcctctttattttctttctACAGGTCTACATCATAACTGTGGTGAGTAATATTGGTATAATGGTCATTGTCTATAAGACGCCCACTCTCCACACTCCCATGTATTACTTCCTCAGTTGGCTCTCGGTGGTGGACCTCTTCTACTCCTCTAGTGTGACGCCTAAGATGATCTCCGATCTAATCTCCATAGAGAAGGTCATCACATTTCAGGGTTGTGCTCTCCAGTTCTTCGTCTTTGCCACTTTTGCAGGTACAGAAGTTCTTCTCCTCTCGATCATGTCCTATGACCGCTACACTGCCATCTGCCATCCTCTACATTACGTGTCCATCATGACCAAGAAGAAATGCTTTTACCTGGTCATCCTTGCATTTAGTTATGGTGTCATACAGTCAACAGCACAGACCAGCTGTGTTTTCAGCCTCGAATATTGTGCCTCAAACCTCATTGACCACTTCTACTGTGACATCCCACCGGTGCTCAAACTGTCCTGCTCCAATATCTTCACCTGTGACATGATCACTGTGTTCATCATAGGATCTTTTTGTGCTTGTTCATTAACCACCATCCTGGTCTCCTACATCTTCATTATTTATTCCATTTTACAGATCAGGTCATCTAAGGGCAGACAGAAGGCCTTCAGCACCTGCTCCTCACACCTTATCTGCTCCTTCATTTTCTTTGTACCTGTgttcctcaactacattcatcccCCTTTAGATACCACCAAGAAAGAAAAGCTGTTTTCCGTTTTTTACATAGTGATAACCCCAATGCTGAATCCTCTTATTTACAGCCTGAGGAACCAAGAGGTGAAGaaggtcattgtaaaagccataTACAATTTAAACATATCGAAATGAGAGATTCTCaggatttgtttagttttgggttcGTGTCAAATAACTTCATTACAAATCAAAGTTAAAGTGTGTAGAactctcttagggctcctaggaaccaatctataaaatgtAGTTCACCATCAGCACTACCGTCCTTAggtagatcagatcacaacctggtgctTCTGTGACCGGTGTACAAGACACTTGTACGTAAAGAACCAACTGTTAATTGTACAGTGAGGATCTGGTCAGAAGACTGCGTGGACACCCAGGGGACagacattgagatagtcaagacctataattaCGTGGAtgcgctcctcaataataagctggactgggccaaTCACCTGGAttcgctgcacagaaagggtcacagcaggctctacctgcttagGAGTCTGAGGGCCAGGGGTCCaggggggcacttcttagggccaggGGTCCaggggggcacttcttagggccaggggtccaggggacacttcttagggcctttttcaactttaTGGTAGcatcatccatcttcttcagagtggcctgctggggaagtagcataacagccagggacagaaatagacttgacaggctgtttagaaggccagctctgtcctggggagccccctgaacccagtacaggtggtgggtgacagaatgatagtgtctgtggtgagctccatttTAAAGAACAATTCCCATTCAATCAATAACTGCAGTAAGGTTGTATAATCAACATCTTGctgagcgaagatcactccgcacagagaactaaattatcctcagtctttctttttcttttagctGCTATGAGTCCTAGTATCTCTTCTATGTGCTATGAGCTTGTCTgtattctttcttgtaatatattgctatattatccatgctgctgtaacacactgaattttcccatggtgtaactattaaaggattatcttattcttattattagtgtagaatactcttagggctcctaggaacctatctataacacatagtgtagaatactcttaggactattACTaagctatctataacacatagtgtagaatactcttaggactcctaggaacctat includes the following:
- the LOC142204208 gene encoding olfactory receptor 8D1-like, with the protein product MNKTQATMFVFSGLTNNGKLVLFLFIFFLQVYIITVVSNIGIMVIVYKTPTLHTPMYYFLSWLSVVDLFYSSSVTPKMISDLISIEKVITFQGCALQFFVFATFAGTEVLLLSIMSYDRYTAICHPLHYVSIMTKKKCFYLVILAFSYGVIQSTAQTSCVFSLEYCASNLIDHFYCDIPPVLKLSCSNIFTCDMITVFIIGSFCACSLTTILVSYIFIIYSILQIRSSKGRQKAFSTCSSHLICSFIFFVPVFLNYIHPPLDTTKKEKLFSVFYIVITPMLNPLIYSLRNQEVKKVIVKAIYNLNISK